The window GAGCGGGGCGGCAGCCCTGACAGCGCCGGGGGTTTCCGACAGGCGGAAGGGGGTCCCCACTATTTTCATTTTTCCCACCCTGGGCTGATCAATTTCTGCTATCATTTTCCGGTAGTTTATCACCGGGTCGTGCACTACGTCCCTGACGGTGTTGATTGGAGAATAGGGCAGGGCAAATTCTTCGAATATTTTTATCCATTCAGCCGTTGTTTTCGTTTTGATCACTTCTGCCAGGATGGGAATCAATTTCTGTTTATTTTTTGTCCGCAGAGGATTCGTTTTAAAATCAGGCTCCTCAAGCAAATCTTCCCGTTTAAGCGCTTTACAAAAACTTTCCCAAAGCTTGTCATTGCCAATAGGCGTGATGATCCAGCCGTCGCTGGTTTCAAACCCTTGAAAAGGCGTAATCGTGGGATGCGCGCTGCCCAGGGGCTCCGGAATCTCACCCAGGATGGTGTAACGGGCAATGGCATTCTCCAGGATGTAAACCAGCCCATCGACCATTGAGGAATCGACATGCTGGCCCCTTCCTGTTTTCTGCCTGTACCACAGGGCGCTCAAGATGCCGATGGCTGCCTGGTGTCCAGCCACGATGTCGCCGACAGAAGTACCCACCCGGCATGGCGGTCCCCCCTCGGGCCCGGTTATGCTCATCAGTCCGCTGTAGGCCTGGGCAACCATGTCGTAGGCCGGCTTGGAAGCAAATTCAGGCGGGGTGTCATGGCCGAAGCCGCAAATGGAGCAGTATATGGCCGCCGGGTTGATCCTGCTGATTTCCTCAAAAGAAAACCCCAATTTTTTCATGGTATCAGGCCTGAAGTTTTCCACTACCACGTCCGAAACCTTTATCAGTTCTTGCAGTATCTTTTTCCCTTCCGGTTTTTTAAGGTCAACGCAGATGCTCTTTTTATTCCTGTTGATACTGATAAAATAGCCGCTTTGCACCCCGTCGCCTTCCTTTTCTTTAACGAACGGGCCGAATTCCCTGGAATCGTCGCCGATAAAAGGTTCCACCTTGATCACTTCGGCGCCGAGGTCCGCCAGGATCATCGTGGTAAAAGGCGCCGCCAGGACATGGCTTAAGTCTGTTACCCTGATTCCTTCCAAAGGTCCTACCACTTCGCATTCACCTCTTTTTCCAAATAATGTTAAATTCTGGGAGAGGAAACCAGTTTCCTCTCCCCTTCATTCATGGTTTTAAGCTTTTATGAACTCGCCGCCGCCCTTTTCCGGACCAAAAATACCGTCCAGGTGTTCTTTGCTCGGGGCATGTTTCTGGGTGAGTTTGCTGATAATCACGTAAGCAATGAAACTGACAATCAGAGACGGTATGATCTCCTGGATGTTTTTCATCCCCGG is drawn from Peptococcaceae bacterium and contains these coding sequences:
- a CDS encoding CoA transferase, with translation MVGPLEGIRVTDLSHVLAAPFTTMILADLGAEVIKVEPFIGDDSREFGPFVKEKEGDGVQSGYFISINRNKKSICVDLKKPEGKKILQELIKVSDVVVENFRPDTMKKLGFSFEEISRINPAAIYCSICGFGHDTPPEFASKPAYDMVAQAYSGLMSITGPEGGPPCRVGTSVGDIVAGHQAAIGILSALWYRQKTGRGQHVDSSMVDGLVYILENAIARYTILGEIPEPLGSAHPTITPFQGFETSDGWIITPIGNDKLWESFCKALKREDLLEEPDFKTNPLRTKNKQKLIPILAEVIKTKTTAEWIKIFEEFALPYSPINTVRDVVHDPVINYRKMIAEIDQPRVGKMKIVGTPFRLSETPGAVRAAAPLLGEHTDQVLKTLLNYSSEKITELREKNVIK